From the genome of Desulfatibacillum aliphaticivorans DSM 15576, one region includes:
- a CDS encoding dihydroorotate dehydrogenase electron transfer subunit translates to MKLFDTTALVLENKEIQPGYFRMELAANDIACASAPGQFVMVSPGDSIQPLLRRPFCVHDVKEGADAKWVLTILFVVIGEGTRILSRKTPGETVQVLGPLGKGFSLNTDTEECLLVAGGIGTAPMVFLARYLAQEFSPVSCKVLLGARTANDVLCRDVFEQIGLEVQAATEDGGLGAKGLVTALLDKALEGDAARQIFTCGPMPMLKAVAAMAKEHNTPCQVSVEAAMACGMGACLGCALPKKEGQAKHLHACMDGPVLDAKLLWS, encoded by the coding sequence TTGAAATTATTCGACACAACCGCCCTGGTCCTGGAAAACAAGGAAATCCAGCCTGGATATTTTCGCATGGAACTGGCCGCCAATGACATCGCCTGCGCCTCGGCGCCCGGCCAGTTTGTGATGGTCAGCCCCGGCGACTCCATACAGCCATTGCTGCGCAGGCCCTTTTGCGTCCATGACGTGAAAGAAGGAGCCGACGCGAAATGGGTTCTGACCATCCTGTTTGTCGTGATCGGGGAAGGCACCCGAATTCTATCCCGGAAAACGCCCGGAGAGACAGTGCAGGTGCTGGGGCCTTTGGGCAAAGGATTCTCGTTGAATACGGACACGGAGGAATGCCTGCTTGTCGCCGGAGGCATTGGTACGGCCCCCATGGTGTTTTTGGCCAGGTATCTGGCCCAGGAGTTCAGCCCGGTTTCATGCAAGGTGCTGTTGGGCGCCAGGACGGCCAACGACGTGCTATGCCGGGACGTGTTCGAGCAGATCGGCCTGGAAGTGCAGGCAGCCACCGAAGACGGAGGCCTGGGCGCCAAGGGCTTGGTCACGGCCCTGCTGGACAAGGCCTTGGAGGGAGATGCAGCCAGGCAAATTTTCACCTGCGGCCCCATGCCCATGCTCAAGGCGGTCGCCGCCATGGCCAAGGAGCATAATACCCCCTGCCAGGTTTCCGTGGAAGCCGCCATGGCCTGCGGGATGGGCGCCTGCCTGGGGTGCGCCCTGCCTAAAAAGGAAGGCCAGGCCAAGCATCTGCACGCCTGCATGGACGGTCCGGTCCTGGACGCCAAGCTGTTGTGGAGTTGA
- a CDS encoding carbon-nitrogen family hydrolase encodes MVQKPKIGLVQFDVKLGNPRANIDHVRRAIQDLADQGVNLAVLPEMWSCGFDYSALKEHAAQTPAVLDELCSLTENLNLAVSGTMPELTPEGVYNTHYYINEKGSVQAEYRKVHRFTPAGEGEFEPGARSVLAAAPWGKTGLLTCYDLRFPEQSRALVLAGAIVLIVSAQWPAVRIRHWDVLLQARAVENQAFVIACNRCGKDPELVYGGRSAVISPWGEVIAGAGGGETLLTAALNLDEVKDFRTRIPCLEHRIPEAYDLENIVEK; translated from the coding sequence ATGGTGCAAAAACCTAAAATCGGCCTTGTTCAATTCGACGTCAAGCTGGGAAATCCCCGGGCAAACATCGACCACGTCAGGCGGGCGATCCAGGATCTGGCGGACCAGGGCGTCAACCTGGCCGTGCTGCCGGAAATGTGGTCCTGCGGGTTTGATTATTCCGCGTTAAAGGAGCACGCCGCCCAAACGCCCGCCGTCCTGGACGAATTATGCAGCCTGACGGAGAATCTTAACCTGGCCGTCTCAGGAACCATGCCGGAACTGACGCCCGAAGGGGTGTACAACACCCACTATTACATCAACGAAAAAGGAAGCGTGCAGGCTGAATATCGCAAGGTGCACCGGTTCACTCCGGCGGGCGAAGGCGAGTTTGAGCCGGGCGCCCGGTCCGTGCTGGCGGCCGCTCCCTGGGGAAAAACCGGTCTGCTCACCTGTTACGACCTGCGTTTTCCCGAACAAAGCCGGGCTCTGGTCCTGGCAGGGGCGATCGTGCTGATCGTCTCCGCCCAATGGCCCGCCGTGAGAATCAGGCATTGGGACGTGCTGCTGCAAGCCCGGGCCGTGGAAAACCAGGCCTTTGTCATCGCCTGCAACCGGTGCGGCAAGGATCCGGAGCTTGTTTACGGAGGCCGGTCCGCCGTCATTTCCCCGTGGGGCGAGGTTATAGCCGGCGCCGGAGGCGGGGAGACTTTGCTGACGGCCGCCCTTAACCTGGATGAAGTGAAGGACTTTCGCACCAGAATCCCCTGCCTGGAACATCGAATTCCGGAGGCTTATGATCTCGAAAATATTGTCGAAAAATGA
- the pgeF gene encoding peptidoglycan editing factor PgeF, with the protein MLEPGKNGTQLVRTPGLSRFDEIDHGFFSRHGGVSQGELASLNIGTAVNDDPDLVAKNRLAIARAMGADRLAFVKQVHGKEVVVLDSKPDPSSDPLWQTNLEADAIVTNLPGVFCAIAVADCQPILLYDPEKKAVGAVHSGWRGSLQNIAAHAVEAMVQAFGCNPAGMIAAIGPSLGACCAEFIHYRTEIPEEFWKYKDEKDHFDFWAVTRDQLTAAGLEGRNIDCANICTKCTPEHFFSYRASHASGRFAGVIGLKPA; encoded by the coding sequence ATGCTGGAACCGGGAAAAAACGGAACCCAACTGGTGCGCACTCCGGGGCTGAGCCGCTTTGACGAGATTGATCACGGTTTTTTTTCCAGGCACGGAGGAGTCAGCCAGGGGGAATTGGCCTCCCTGAACATCGGAACCGCGGTGAACGACGATCCGGACCTTGTGGCGAAAAACAGGCTGGCCATTGCCCGGGCCATGGGCGCCGATCGCCTGGCTTTCGTCAAGCAGGTGCACGGCAAGGAGGTGGTCGTCTTAGACTCGAAGCCGGATCCAAGCTCGGACCCGCTTTGGCAGACGAACCTGGAGGCCGACGCCATAGTCACCAACCTGCCCGGCGTGTTTTGCGCCATCGCCGTGGCCGATTGCCAGCCCATATTGCTTTACGATCCCGAAAAAAAGGCGGTGGGCGCAGTGCATAGCGGGTGGCGGGGCAGCTTGCAGAATATTGCGGCTCACGCCGTGGAAGCCATGGTCCAAGCCTTTGGATGCAACCCTGCCGGCATGATCGCCGCCATCGGCCCTTCCCTGGGCGCCTGTTGCGCGGAGTTCATCCATTATAGAACGGAAATTCCCGAGGAATTCTGGAAGTACAAAGACGAAAAGGACCATTTTGACTTTTGGGCCGTCACCCGCGACCAACTGACGGCGGCGGGACTGGAAGGCCGAAACATCGACTGCGCAAACATCTGCACCAAATGCACGCCGGAGCATTTTTTCTCGTACAGGGCGAGCCATGCATCGGGCCGCTTCGCCGGAGTCATAGGACTCAAGCCCGCGTAA
- a CDS encoding HPr family phosphocarrier protein: MQEVTLIIKNELGLHARCAAMVAKTASKAKGAVFLSASGNTADATDILDMLMLAPHAAQGMEISIAVQEASDAEILEELAALVEDGFGEY, translated from the coding sequence ATGCAGGAAGTTACGCTGATCATCAAAAACGAACTGGGCCTCCACGCCCGATGCGCAGCCATGGTGGCCAAGACGGCCTCCAAGGCCAAGGGCGCCGTGTTTTTAAGCGCCAGCGGAAACACTGCCGACGCCACTGACATTCTGGACATGCTCATGCTGGCGCCCCACGCCGCCCAAGGCATGGAAATTTCCATCGCCGTCCAGGAAGCCTCGGACGCGGAAATCCTGGAGGAACTGGCCGCACTGGTCGAGGACGGATTTGGAGAATATTAG
- the rfaE2 gene encoding D-glycero-beta-D-manno-heptose 1-phosphate adenylyltransferase, translated as MISKILSKNELIKAVEKAKAKNKTVVFTNGCFDILHVGHVRYLAEAKSQGDVLVLGLNSDRSVREIKGPKRPIVPEAERAEVLAALESIDFISLFDEPDPLDLILAVMPQVLVKGADWPEDQIIGAREVKEAGGKVVRVDLAEGASTTNIIQKILDQG; from the coding sequence ATGATCTCGAAAATATTGTCGAAAAATGAACTGATTAAAGCTGTTGAAAAAGCCAAGGCGAAAAACAAAACCGTGGTCTTCACCAACGGATGCTTTGACATCCTCCACGTGGGCCACGTGCGCTATCTGGCCGAGGCCAAAAGCCAGGGCGACGTCCTGGTTCTGGGCCTGAATTCGGATCGGTCCGTGCGGGAAATCAAAGGCCCCAAACGCCCTATTGTTCCCGAAGCGGAACGCGCCGAGGTTTTAGCCGCCCTGGAGTCCATTGATTTTATATCCCTGTTTGACGAGCCGGACCCGCTGGATCTCATCCTGGCCGTCATGCCCCAGGTTTTGGTCAAGGGCGCGGACTGGCCCGAAGACCAGATCATCGGCGCCAGGGAGGTCAAAGAGGCTGGAGGCAAAGTCGTGAGGGTGGATCTGGCGGAAGGCGCTTCCACCACTAATATCATCCAAAAAATATTGGATCAGGGGTAG